From one Microcoleus sp. FACHB-831 genomic stretch:
- a CDS encoding pentapeptide repeat-containing protein — MLMDADELLTRYGAGDRDFKGADLIGMSLKGANLSGANFREGAFSEADLSGANLSEAFLNEASLSAANLTGANLRAANLNGANLFKAKLREADLRGANLKMADLTQADLTNANLEGANLWGASLTGAKLEGTVMPEQAE; from the coding sequence ATGCTGATGGATGCAGATGAACTGCTAACGCGCTACGGAGCAGGCGATCGCGATTTTAAAGGGGCAGACTTGATTGGAATGTCCCTCAAGGGAGCGAATTTGAGTGGGGCAAACTTTAGGGAGGGCGCTTTTAGCGAAGCCGATCTAAGTGGAGCCAATCTCAGCGAAGCATTCTTGAATGAGGCATCTCTAAGCGCGGCAAATCTCACGGGGGCTAATCTCAGAGCAGCCAACTTAAATGGAGCGAATCTGTTTAAAGCAAAGCTAAGGGAGGCTGACTTGCGCGGAGCAAATCTAAAAATGGCAGACCTCACCCAGGCAGACCTTACTAACGCTAACTTGGAAGGCGCAAATCTCTGGGGTGCTTCTCTCACGGGAGCAAAACTCGAAGGTACGGTGATGCCTGAACAAGCGGAATGA
- a CDS encoding SAM-dependent methyltransferase → MRPSGHLWFYPTPEWATAELLPRLPLENGDVILEPCAQDNAIAKVIKDFSNNIQVFTNDIDAQQQADFHFDMTLHQSWQSIVSMTGGFDWVIGNPPFFSDPLPGGKRGKPIVHIIVQLAYQYARKGVVFLLKKSFTEPVSYRRSWLSTHSREQFLELRLQRIRFNNDLKRDEVACDWYGWQHGHPGGFVPEYIYKGSNDCGY, encoded by the coding sequence GTGAGACCATCAGGACATCTGTGGTTTTACCCGACTCCTGAATGGGCAACAGCAGAGCTTCTCCCCAGACTGCCGCTAGAAAATGGGGATGTGATTCTGGAACCCTGCGCTCAAGACAATGCGATCGCCAAGGTCATCAAGGATTTCTCGAATAACATCCAAGTATTTACCAACGACATTGACGCCCAGCAGCAGGCTGATTTTCACTTTGATATGACTTTGCACCAGTCATGGCAGTCTATAGTGAGCATGACTGGGGGGTTTGATTGGGTAATTGGGAATCCGCCCTTCTTCTCCGATCCGCTTCCCGGCGGTAAGCGAGGTAAGCCCATCGTTCATATAATCGTGCAATTGGCTTACCAGTACGCTAGAAAAGGCGTTGTGTTTCTACTGAAAAAGTCTTTCACTGAACCTGTGAGCTATAGACGTTCGTGGCTTTCGACTCACAGCCGCGAGCAGTTTCTAGAACTGCGCTTGCAGCGCATCCGCTTCAACAACGACTTGAAACGCGATGAAGTTGCTTGCGATTGGTATGGATGGCAACACGGGCACCCTGGCGGATTCGTACCCGAATACATCTATAAGGGGTCTAATGATTGTGGATACTAA